One genomic region from Candidatus Tisiphia endosymbiont of Dioctria linearis encodes:
- the rplD gene encoding 50S ribosomal protein L4, whose protein sequence is MKAKLLNLENEVVGEVDLDHEVFAIDFVRQDIIKLVVDWQRAKAMAGTHQTKTVSQVSGTTKKPFKQKGTGNARQGSLRSVQMRGGGVSHGPVVRSHATKLPKKVRKLGLKHALSEKLTEGKLLILDSLKLDESKTSNLAKLLNNFHGKSYFIVSGNEVDSNFSLAVQNIPNTISVPQIGTNVYDIIRHDYVLLSREAVDALEKRLK, encoded by the coding sequence ATGAAAGCTAAATTATTAAATCTTGAAAATGAAGTTGTTGGTGAGGTTGATTTAGATCATGAAGTATTTGCCATAGACTTTGTTAGACAAGATATTATCAAGCTTGTTGTTGATTGGCAAAGAGCGAAAGCTATGGCTGGTACACATCAAACGAAGACAGTATCGCAAGTATCTGGTACTACAAAAAAACCTTTTAAACAAAAAGGTACCGGTAATGCAAGGCAGGGGTCTTTAAGGTCTGTACAAATGAGGGGCGGTGGAGTTTCTCACGGTCCAGTAGTAAGGAGTCATGCTACAAAATTACCAAAGAAAGTTAGAAAACTTGGTTTAAAACATGCATTGTCAGAAAAATTGACAGAAGGGAAATTGTTAATATTAGATTCTTTAAAATTAGATGAATCAAAAACTTCTAATCTTGCAAAATTATTAAATAATTTTCATGGTAAGAGTTATTTTATTGTTAGTGGTAATGAGGTTGATAGCAATTTTTCTTTGGCGGTACAAAATATTCCAAATACTATTTCGGTACCACAGATTGGTACAAATGTTTATGATATAATACGCCATGATTATGTTTTGTTATCAAGAGAAGCTGTAGATGCTTTAGAAAAGAGGTTGAAGTGA
- the rplC gene encoding 50S ribosomal protein L3: MRTGLIAKKIGMSSIFNEKGERTTVTFLQVEDCQVVGQKTQERDGYNALVVGVKDKKLSKVTKPMRQVFANANVAPKQKLKEFRISASFFIDIGSTLRVDHFVVGQFVDVVGTTIGKGFAGSMKRHNFRGLEASHGVSVSHRSHGSTGGRQDPGKVFKNKKMAGHMGSTRVTIQNLKIVDTNIEKGIIIVSGNVPGSKGSYVYIKDAIKKTITAAG; encoded by the coding sequence ATGAGAACCGGTTTAATCGCTAAAAAAATTGGCATGAGTTCAATTTTTAATGAAAAGGGAGAGAGAACTACAGTTACTTTTCTGCAAGTTGAAGATTGTCAAGTAGTGGGACAAAAGACCCAAGAAAGGGATGGTTATAACGCCTTGGTTGTTGGGGTAAAGGATAAGAAATTATCTAAAGTAACAAAGCCAATGAGGCAAGTATTTGCTAATGCTAACGTTGCACCAAAACAAAAATTGAAGGAATTCAGAATTTCTGCTTCTTTTTTCATTGATATAGGTTCTACATTGCGTGTTGATCATTTTGTTGTTGGGCAGTTTGTAGATGTTGTAGGTACTACTATTGGTAAAGGTTTTGCTGGTAGTATGAAAAGGCACAATTTTAGAGGGCTTGAAGCTTCACATGGTGTATCTGTGTCTCATCGTTCACATGGTTCTACTGGTGGTAGACAAGACCCTGGTAAAGTATTTAAGAATAAGAAAATGGCTGGACACATGGGGAGTACAAGAGTTACTATTCAGAACTTGAAGATAGTTGATACTAATATAGAAAAAGGTATAATCATAGTTAGTGGTAATGTCCCAGGCTCGAAAGGATCTTATGTCTACATTAAGGATGCTATTAAGAAAACCATTACAGCTGCAGGATAA
- the rpsJ gene encoding 30S ribosomal protein S10, giving the protein MKNNQKIKIRLKSFDHRSLEQGTREIVGAVKRTGADIIGPIPLPRTIERFTVNRSPHVNKKSREQFEIRIQKRLLIISYPTPQTVDALKKVDLPAGVDVEIKLESIE; this is encoded by the coding sequence ATGAAAAATAATCAAAAAATTAAAATTCGTCTAAAGTCATTTGATCACCGTTCGCTTGAGCAAGGTACTAGAGAGATAGTAGGGGCTGTTAAAAGAACTGGTGCAGATATAATTGGTCCAATTCCGCTTCCAAGGACAATTGAAAGATTTACCGTTAATAGGTCTCCACATGTCAATAAAAAATCAAGGGAGCAATTTGAGATTAGAATTCAGAAAAGGCTTTTAATAATAAGTTATCCAACCCCTCAGACTGTTGATGCTTTAAAGAAAGTTGATTTGCCTGCTGGTGTTGATGTTGAGATTAAGTTAGAGAGTATTGAGTGA
- the tuf gene encoding elongation factor Tu, whose product MAKVKFERDLPHCNVGTIGHVDHGKTSLTAAITLVLSKEGGAKATNYDEIDAAPEEKTRGITIATAHVEYKTKKRHYAHVDCPGHADYVKNMITGASQTDGAILVVSACDGPMPQTREHIVLAKQVGVPTMVVFLNKVDMVDDPELVDLVEMEVRELLSMYGFPGDEIPVIRGSALQALEGKPEGEAAIRELMNAIDEYIPQPKRDTDKPLLMPIEDVFSIAGRGTVVTGRIEKGVIKVGEEVEIVGIRDTQKTTCTGVEMFKKMLDQGEAGDNVGILLRGTKREEVCRGQVLSKPGTITPHTEFEAEVYVLTTKEGGRHTAFTDKYRPQFYFRTTDVTGEIALKDGKTMVMPGDNANLHITLISPIAMEEGVRFAIREGGKTVGAGVVSKIIK is encoded by the coding sequence ATGGCAAAGGTAAAATTTGAGAGGGATCTGCCCCATTGTAATGTAGGTACTATAGGACACGTAGATCATGGAAAAACTTCTTTAACAGCTGCAATAACTTTAGTATTGTCAAAAGAAGGTGGTGCGAAGGCTACTAACTATGATGAAATTGATGCTGCTCCTGAAGAGAAGACAAGGGGTATAACTATTGCTACTGCCCATGTTGAATATAAAACTAAAAAAAGGCATTATGCTCACGTTGACTGTCCTGGTCACGCAGATTATGTGAAAAATATGATAACCGGTGCCTCTCAGACGGATGGTGCTATATTAGTGGTATCTGCTTGTGATGGTCCAATGCCTCAAACAAGGGAGCACATAGTGCTTGCTAAGCAAGTAGGTGTGCCTACAATGGTTGTTTTCTTGAATAAAGTTGATATGGTTGACGATCCGGAGTTAGTTGACTTAGTAGAAATGGAAGTCAGAGAGCTTCTTTCAATGTATGGTTTTCCTGGAGATGAGATACCAGTTATCAGGGGGTCAGCTTTGCAGGCTTTAGAAGGGAAACCTGAAGGTGAAGCTGCGATCAGAGAATTGATGAATGCTATTGATGAATATATACCTCAACCTAAGAGAGATACAGATAAACCATTATTAATGCCAATAGAAGATGTATTTTCTATTGCTGGAAGAGGGACTGTTGTTACTGGTAGAATTGAAAAAGGTGTAATAAAAGTTGGTGAAGAAGTGGAGATTGTCGGTATAAGGGATACTCAAAAAACTACTTGTACTGGTGTGGAAATGTTTAAGAAAATGTTGGATCAAGGTGAAGCTGGTGACAATGTTGGTATATTGCTACGTGGAACCAAAAGAGAAGAGGTGTGTAGAGGACAGGTATTATCTAAACCTGGAACCATAACTCCGCATACTGAATTTGAAGCTGAGGTTTACGTGCTTACCACTAAAGAAGGTGGTCGTCATACAGCGTTTACCGATAAATATCGTCCACAGTTTTATTTTAGAACTACTGACGTGACTGGGGAGATTGCTTTAAAAGATGGTAAAACGATGGTTATGCCTGGTGATAATGCGAATTTGCATATTACATTGATTTCTCCGATAGCTATGGAAGAAGGCGTACGTTTTGCTATCCGTGAAGGTGGTAAGACAGTAGGAGCTGGGGTAGTATCAAAAATTATAAAATAA
- the rlmB gene encoding 23S rRNA (guanosine(2251)-2'-O)-methyltransferase RlmB, with amino-acid sequence MYGKHPVFAALSNPKRHIQRVLCTEDIFNLNKNLISNHQYEITNTDSLTRLLGPNHNHQGIAANVKSIFSNHIEDIDITTANCKVAILDQVTDPQNIGAIIRSAASFGITAIILPADNAPDENATIAKTASGALELVQMVKVTNLRRSIEYLKKHGFWIIGLDGKATQSLDSKIFSDKMAIILGSEDKGIRRLVKEQCDYLVKIPISSKVESLNVSNAAAILFYLTSLIRLVPYIFFTIFL; translated from the coding sequence ATATATGGCAAACATCCAGTATTTGCAGCACTAAGTAATCCAAAACGTCATATTCAAAGAGTTTTATGTACAGAAGATATTTTTAATTTGAACAAAAATTTAATATCTAATCATCAATATGAAATTACCAACACAGATTCCTTAACACGTCTTCTTGGTCCAAATCATAATCATCAGGGAATAGCCGCTAACGTTAAAAGCATTTTCTCTAATCATATTGAAGATATTGACATAACTACTGCTAATTGTAAAGTAGCTATTTTAGATCAAGTAACCGATCCACAAAATATTGGTGCTATTATTCGTAGTGCGGCTTCTTTTGGCATCACAGCCATAATATTACCCGCCGATAATGCCCCAGATGAAAATGCTACTATAGCAAAAACAGCTTCTGGAGCTTTGGAACTAGTACAAATGGTTAAGGTAACTAATTTAAGGCGGTCAATAGAATATCTAAAGAAACATGGATTTTGGATTATTGGTCTGGATGGTAAAGCAACACAATCCTTAGATAGCAAAATATTTTCAGATAAAATGGCAATAATACTTGGGTCTGAAGATAAAGGAATAAGACGGCTAGTTAAAGAACAATGCGATTATCTGGTTAAAATCCCAATTTCCAGTAAGGTAGAAAGCCTGAATGTTTCAAATGCTGCGGCAATATTGTTTTATTTAACCTCATTAATAAGATTAGTACCCTACATTTTTTTTACTATTTTCTTATGA
- a CDS encoding NifU family protein: protein MFIQTEITPNPNAIKFFPNIPVSPNQPMHFSNLDEAKGKSSLVVQLFSVNNIKSVFLGSDFITITKEEESDWLVLKPEILMTIMDHFTSGFAVFDVQNNISTDKSTINNFDEMSEIEQQIVEIIETRVRPSVAMDGGDIIYRGFENGVVKLELRGACHGCPSSTITLKNGIESMLKHFVPEVESVEAVED from the coding sequence ATGTTTATTCAAACTGAAATTACTCCTAATCCTAATGCGATAAAATTTTTCCCTAATATACCTGTTAGCCCTAATCAACCAATGCATTTTAGTAATCTTGATGAGGCAAAAGGTAAAAGCAGTCTAGTAGTTCAATTATTCAGTGTAAATAACATAAAATCTGTATTTCTTGGTAGTGACTTTATTACTATTACTAAGGAGGAAGAAAGTGATTGGCTGGTTTTAAAACCTGAGATTTTGATGACTATTATGGATCATTTTACTTCTGGCTTTGCTGTTTTTGATGTGCAAAATAATATATCTACTGATAAATCTACCATAAATAATTTTGACGAGATGTCTGAGATAGAACAACAGATTGTAGAAATTATTGAAACACGTGTACGTCCTTCGGTTGCCATGGATGGAGGAGATATAATATATCGAGGGTTTGAAAATGGAGTGGTAAAATTAGAGCTTCGTGGAGCTTGCCATGGTTGTCCTAGCTCAACTATTACTTTAAAAAATGGTATTGAATCAATGCTTAAACACTTCGTTCCTGAGGTAGAATCTGTTGAAGCTGTAGAAGATTAA
- a CDS encoding Sca4 family protein, translating to MGELINAQKQFATKLEEAKNQLETLSAEKDLVYNELKAKKDSLENELDKQPEVAAEQAQENRKNASRITGLESQNAALLAQLASLNVKVETSAVGIQTDEVLSNTMKLVGTGTEPVMGSGVSTKEAMTNTTEVIIQQQTVSPLIERQTIDRVLVHDNDDDKILWAFKKLSREQVQPIIDKCGLESGSNFAKFAKEDFKKLSEVFQDTQILLDIENIEQKSYADIHKEFASEYKDIIWQGKDAEKSFSLQQNGNDVAIISERKLSYDNDVEYKTSDGESIKNARTVDVPLSIDIKGSCHMSFAVQDTNGRNISKENAVYLTAHYNNGKLVHLTKPTEIFACSDDKNSPLYLKRDGKIYTLPVNKYALEQLEKEVLKNKGEYVGIVKNASGDIISINSGTSQEGRSERLKDDASFKIASQVLHANATHTTNSPIDRKVLHKKHSQYTSRSV from the coding sequence GTGGGAGAGTTAATTAATGCTCAGAAACAGTTCGCGACTAAATTAGAAGAAGCAAAAAATCAGCTAGAGACACTTAGTGCAGAGAAAGATTTAGTGTATAATGAGTTAAAGGCAAAAAAAGACAGTCTTGAAAATGAGCTTGATAAACAACCTGAGGTTGCTGCTGAACAGGCTCAAGAGAACCGAAAGAATGCAAGTAGGATAACAGGGCTTGAATCCCAAAATGCTGCACTTTTAGCTCAGTTAGCAAGTTTAAATGTTAAGGTGGAGACAAGTGCAGTTGGAATACAAACGGATGAGGTTCTTAGCAATACTATGAAGTTAGTAGGTACGGGAACAGAGCCGGTTATGGGTAGTGGTGTTTCAACTAAGGAAGCTATGACTAATACGACAGAGGTAATTATTCAGCAACAAACAGTATCTCCTTTAATTGAAAGACAAACTATAGATAGAGTGTTAGTTCACGATAATGATGATGATAAAATATTGTGGGCTTTTAAAAAATTGTCAAGAGAGCAAGTCCAGCCGATTATTGATAAATGTGGGTTGGAATCTGGCAGCAATTTTGCTAAATTTGCCAAAGAAGATTTCAAAAAATTATCTGAGGTATTTCAGGATACACAAATATTACTAGATATAGAAAATATTGAACAAAAAAGTTATGCGGATATTCATAAAGAATTTGCATCTGAGTATAAAGATATTATATGGCAAGGTAAAGATGCAGAGAAAAGCTTTAGTTTACAACAAAATGGTAACGATGTTGCTATAATAAGTGAGAGAAAATTGAGTTATGATAACGATGTTGAATATAAAACTAGTGATGGAGAATCAATTAAAAATGCTCGTACGGTAGATGTACCGTTATCTATAGATATTAAGGGATCGTGCCATATGTCTTTTGCCGTACAAGATACAAATGGACGTAATATTAGTAAAGAAAATGCTGTATATTTAACTGCTCACTATAATAATGGTAAATTAGTGCATCTAACCAAGCCTACAGAAATATTTGCTTGTTCTGATGATAAGAATTCACCTTTATATTTAAAACGTGATGGTAAGATATATACTTTACCAGTAAATAAATATGCCCTTGAGCAGCTTGAGAAAGAAGTTCTTAAAAACAAAGGAGAATATGTAGGAATAGTTAAAAATGCTTCTGGTGATATTATTAGTATAAATTCAGGTACTTCTCAAGAGGGACGATCTGAGAGGTTAAAAGATGATGCTAGTTTTAAGATAGCATCTCAAGTATTACATGCTAATGCTACCCATACCACCAATAGTCCTATAGATAGGAAAGTTTTGCATAAAAAACATAGCCAATATACTAGTAGAAGCGTTTAG
- a CDS encoding Sca4 family protein translates to MSKQENPREYFEYYGDFLTEVNRSREETNVEEAEPIAQSLFEIVKRTLETSAASSVEKKSILNGFAETIRNNIEELHELPESDKIETPSIVFDKFAEKLAGYIQDDKTPTKIFQEYVEQLQIIVAATKPQELAQDVIFLSESEVEKSSIELDESSLDVDTPAFSAADRAIDPITQAIRSQILTKQRELIVTALVNSGTVEKEKIDDINKFRAYFENEQNKETISGLLKEDQNLKHALEQVEIIGYQKVHTEFAGIFTTMEWKDGAVENDSGITTRKQVVRDANGIEIATLAEATHKINPPHTVQKSDGTNVTINNYRTIDFPITLDNNGPMHLSLAVKDQNGKNIAASKAVYFTAHYDDDGKLVEVSSPHPVKFSGDSPDAVGYIEHGGQIYTLPVTQQKYKEMMQEVAKNLGHGVDISQSIEPLSVDLMITSRKDSPDIVGHIKSGEQMPVTQEEHKATMQENLEQKVDISQSIDAPDLMVISRQDIEEAQLYKVQENMVPTDIVKREEVVLEIEEKTVEQQLYPPKISQTLSINSDDRDKAENIRASLLKSQHIRPPARKSEEDITKLVGKLSKSLEGKELGDQKKDIDKELKNLSTPQEKIKLLQGLSKSVAEKRWEELEKVDENKREIEGRIVDGEGAPKIGHTQWKAEYANVKGNIQLQTFLLDKINEVSKKNITVRPRGTYSL, encoded by the coding sequence ATGAGTAAACAAGAAAATCCTAGAGAATATTTTGAATATTATGGAGATTTTCTTACAGAAGTAAATAGAAGTAGAGAAGAAACAAATGTTGAAGAAGCTGAGCCTATAGCTCAATCTTTGTTTGAAATTGTAAAGAGAACCTTAGAAACCAGTGCAGCTAGTTCTGTAGAAAAAAAATCTATATTAAATGGATTTGCTGAAACAATTAGAAATAATATAGAAGAACTACACGAGTTGCCAGAATCTGACAAAATAGAAACACCATCCATAGTGTTCGATAAATTTGCTGAAAAATTGGCAGGATACATACAGGATGATAAAACACCTACTAAAATTTTTCAAGAATATGTGGAACAATTGCAGATAATCGTGGCTGCTACCAAACCCCAAGAACTTGCTCAGGACGTCATTTTCTTGTCAGAATCAGAAGTGGAAAAGTCGTCTATAGAATTAGATGAATCTTCTCTTGATGTTGACACTCCTGCCTTTTCTGCTGCTGATCGAGCTATTGATCCTATAACCCAAGCAATTAGAAGCCAGATATTAACCAAGCAGAGGGAGCTAATAGTTACAGCTTTGGTAAATAGTGGTACAGTAGAAAAAGAAAAAATTGACGATATAAATAAGTTTCGTGCATACTTTGAAAATGAACAAAATAAAGAAACAATTAGTGGACTTCTAAAAGAAGATCAAAATTTAAAGCATGCTTTAGAGCAAGTCGAAATTATCGGCTATCAAAAAGTCCATACGGAGTTTGCTGGTATATTCACTACTATGGAATGGAAGGATGGAGCTGTAGAAAATGATAGTGGTATTACTACTAGGAAACAGGTAGTACGAGATGCAAACGGTATCGAAATTGCAACATTAGCAGAAGCAACCCATAAAATAAATCCTCCTCATACAGTACAAAAGAGTGATGGTACTAACGTTACAATTAACAATTATAGGACGATAGATTTTCCGATAACACTTGATAATAATGGTCCGATGCATTTATCGTTAGCTGTCAAGGATCAGAATGGCAAAAATATTGCGGCAAGTAAGGCTGTATATTTTACTGCTCACTATGATGATGATGGTAAGCTTGTCGAGGTCAGCTCACCACATCCAGTGAAGTTCAGTGGAGATAGCCCTGACGCAGTTGGCTATATAGAGCATGGCGGACAGATATATACCTTGCCAGTAACGCAACAGAAATATAAAGAAATGATGCAAGAAGTTGCCAAAAACCTAGGGCATGGTGTGGATATTTCACAATCTATCGAACCATTATCTGTGGATCTTATGATAACCTCTAGAAAAGATAGCCCTGATATAGTTGGTCATATAAAGTCTGGTGAACAAATGCCAGTAACGCAAGAAGAACATAAAGCAACGATGCAAGAAAATCTAGAACAGAAGGTGGATATTTCACAATCTATCGATGCACCGGATCTCATGGTAATATCTAGACAAGATATTGAAGAAGCACAACTGTATAAAGTGCAAGAAAATATGGTGCCTACTGATATAGTTAAAAGGGAGGAAGTGGTATTAGAGATAGAAGAAAAAACAGTAGAACAGCAGCTATATCCCCCTAAAATCTCTCAAACTTTGTCAATAAATAGTGATGATAGAGATAAGGCTGAAAATATCAGAGCGAGTTTATTAAAATCACAACATATACGTCCTCCAGCTCGGAAAAGTGAGGAGGATATTACAAAATTGGTAGGAAAGCTGTCTAAAAGTTTGGAAGGTAAAGAACTTGGAGATCAAAAGAAAGATATTGATAAAGAGTTGAAAAATTTATCAACCCCTCAAGAAAAAATAAAGTTGTTGCAGGGGTTATCAAAGTCTGTAGCGGAGAAAAGATGGGAAGAGCTTGAGAAAGTTGATGAAAACAAGAGAGAAATAGAAGGTAGGATAGTAGATGGAGAAGGAGCCCCAAAAATAGGACATACACAATGGAAAGCAGAATATGCTAATGTTAAAGGTAATATACAGTTACAAACATTCCTACTAGATAAAATTAATGAAGTATCCAAGAAGAATATTACTGTTAGACCTCGAGGTACCTATAGTTTGTGA
- a CDS encoding disulfide bond formation protein B, translating to MTIPSIIHFFRKDSFRILHITLICICIFALSLAYFVEYILHFAPCPLCIYQRFPYLFIIKISVVALIIKKISKYTLFFIVLNLLGACILAGYHSMVERGIVEPSTLCTTLIHIPKHLSIQDIKEIFYSQPITSCTKSTVKLFGISMTEWNLLLNLSLLFGVLLTWFYPNNTKSENNITIQ from the coding sequence ATGACCATTCCTTCTATTATACATTTTTTTCGTAAAGATAGCTTTAGAATTTTACATATAACCCTAATTTGCATATGCATCTTTGCCTTATCTTTAGCTTATTTTGTTGAATATATACTACATTTTGCCCCTTGTCCTTTATGTATTTATCAAAGATTCCCGTATTTATTTATCATCAAGATTTCAGTTGTAGCACTAATTATTAAAAAAATAAGCAAATATACTTTATTTTTTATCGTGCTAAACTTATTAGGTGCTTGCATATTGGCAGGTTATCATAGTATGGTGGAAAGAGGAATAGTTGAGCCAAGTACTCTTTGTACAACTTTAATCCATATTCCCAAACACTTATCCATCCAAGATATTAAAGAGATATTTTATAGCCAACCGATCACGAGTTGTACCAAATCAACAGTTAAATTATTTGGCATATCCATGACAGAATGGAATTTGTTACTAAATCTCTCTTTATTATTTGGCGTACTCCTTACTTGGTTTTATCCTAATAATACTAAATCTGAAAACAATATCACTATACAATAA
- a CDS encoding lysine--tRNA ligase: protein MSELEILEDAVKSNAWTFLEAKRILDQLGGKTPAKGYVLFETGYGPSGLPHIGTFAEVARSIMVQEAFKQLSNIPTKMFCFSDDMDGLRKVPNNIPNPDMVALHIGRPLTSVPDPFGECESYGHYMNAKLRSFLDKFGFKYQFVSSTECYKSGLFDQMMLKVIDKYDEIMALMLPTFRAERKATYSPFMPICPKTGIVLQVPISKVDRLNGTISYQDEEGKLVEVPVTKGHCKLQWKPDFGMRWASLQVDYEMYGKEHMNNAKLYSEICRILGGIEPVQFFYELFLNEDGEKISKSTGNGITVDQWLQYAPMESMALFMYQNPTRAKRLHFDVIPKNVDEYITFNKKYHLETDQVKRFANPVHHIHHGNVPIIETFGISFSLLLNLASVCNPEDKSVLWGFISQYAPDATSKNAPYLDHLTDFAIGYYNDFIKANKCYLTPNVQQKVILQEISTMLSTLPVDSTSEQIQEKIYDIGNNHGYHNLRDYFKELYQILLGQTEGPRLGSFFKLFGIQDTINLIDEKNKA from the coding sequence ATGTCAGAATTAGAAATTTTAGAAGATGCTGTTAAATCAAATGCTTGGACTTTTTTAGAAGCAAAAAGAATATTAGATCAATTGGGCGGCAAAACCCCAGCTAAAGGCTATGTATTATTTGAAACGGGCTATGGACCGTCAGGGTTACCGCATATTGGTACATTTGCAGAGGTTGCTAGATCTATAATGGTGCAAGAAGCGTTTAAACAGCTATCGAATATTCCAACTAAGATGTTCTGTTTTTCTGATGATATGGATGGTCTGCGTAAAGTTCCAAATAATATCCCCAATCCTGATATGGTGGCATTGCATATTGGCAGACCTCTAACATCTGTGCCAGATCCTTTTGGTGAGTGTGAAAGTTATGGGCATTACATGAACGCCAAACTTCGCTCATTCTTAGATAAATTTGGCTTTAAATATCAATTTGTTAGTAGTACAGAATGTTATAAATCCGGTTTATTTGATCAGATGATGCTAAAAGTCATAGACAAATATGATGAGATAATGGCTCTAATGTTACCAACCTTTCGAGCCGAAAGAAAAGCAACCTATTCGCCTTTCATGCCAATTTGTCCAAAAACCGGTATTGTCCTGCAAGTACCTATTAGCAAGGTTGATCGTTTAAACGGCACTATTAGCTATCAAGACGAAGAAGGAAAATTGGTTGAAGTTCCTGTGACCAAGGGGCATTGCAAACTACAATGGAAACCTGATTTTGGTATGCGTTGGGCTTCGCTACAAGTTGACTATGAAATGTATGGCAAAGAGCATATGAATAATGCTAAATTATATTCAGAGATTTGTCGAATTTTGGGTGGCATTGAACCAGTACAATTTTTTTATGAATTATTTCTTAATGAAGATGGAGAGAAAATCTCTAAATCTACAGGCAACGGTATTACAGTTGATCAATGGCTACAATATGCCCCTATGGAAAGTATGGCACTATTTATGTATCAGAATCCAACAAGAGCCAAACGTTTACATTTTGATGTAATACCTAAAAATGTTGATGAATATATTACGTTTAATAAAAAATATCATTTAGAAACTGATCAAGTAAAGCGTTTTGCTAATCCAGTACACCATATTCATCATGGGAATGTGCCTATTATCGAAACTTTTGGCATTAGTTTTAGCTTATTGCTCAATCTAGCATCAGTTTGTAATCCGGAAGATAAATCGGTACTTTGGGGATTCATCAGTCAGTACGCTCCAGATGCGACGTCGAAAAATGCTCCGTACCTTGATCATTTAACAGATTTTGCCATTGGTTATTATAATGACTTTATTAAAGCGAATAAGTGCTATTTAACGCCTAATGTTCAGCAAAAAGTTATCTTACAAGAAATTAGCACTATGTTATCTACTTTACCAGTAGATAGTACTTCCGAACAGATTCAGGAGAAAATTTATGATATAGGTAATAATCATGGTTATCATAATTTGCGAGATTATTTTAAAGAATTATATCAAATATTACTTGGTCAAACTGAAGGACCAAGGCTTGGATCTTTTTTTAAACTTTTTGGTATTCAAGATACTATAAATTTGATTGATGAAAAAAATAAGGCTTGA
- a CDS encoding TlyA family RNA methyltransferase — translation MKKIRLDQHLVECQLVDDINIARSLIIQGKVYVNQQQNTKPGTGISIDTRDIIIKRPIHDYVSRGALKLIAALDHFNIDPQGLICLDIGSSTGGFTEVLLRRKAEKIFAVDVGYGELHHKLCNNPTISVIERTNARYLTIEQISAPPDIIVCDASFISLTTILPTAFGLAKDNCRLVALIKPQFEVSKNEVGDGGIVRSQLLHQRVCDKIQQWLESNYNFNIFGVIPSPILGAKGNQEFLIYGQRRKKL, via the coding sequence ATGAAAAAAATAAGGCTTGACCAGCATTTAGTAGAATGCCAATTAGTTGATGATATTAACATCGCACGAAGCTTAATAATCCAAGGCAAAGTATATGTTAATCAGCAGCAAAATACTAAACCAGGTACGGGAATATCAATTGATACTCGTGATATTATTATAAAACGCCCGATACATGATTATGTATCACGAGGGGCGTTAAAATTAATTGCCGCTCTAGACCATTTCAATATTGATCCACAAGGGCTGATTTGTCTAGATATAGGCTCTAGTACTGGTGGTTTTACTGAGGTTTTGCTTCGTAGAAAGGCTGAAAAGATTTTTGCAGTAGATGTCGGATATGGCGAACTACATCATAAACTGTGTAATAACCCTACAATTTCAGTAATTGAAAGAACTAATGCCCGATATTTAACAATTGAGCAAATTAGTGCACCACCAGATATTATCGTTTGTGACGCCAGCTTCATTAGCCTTACTACCATATTACCCACTGCATTTGGTTTAGCAAAAGATAATTGCCGTCTAGTTGCCTTAATTAAGCCGCAATTTGAAGTGTCCAAGAATGAGGTCGGGGATGGTGGTATTGTTAGAAGCCAACTCTTACATCAAAGAGTATGTGATAAAATTCAACAATGGCTAGAATCAAATTATAATTTTAACATATTTGGGGTAATACCCAGCCCTATTCTAGGAGCAAAAGGCAACCAGGAATTTTTAATTTATGGACAACGTAGAAAAAAACTATAA